Proteins found in one Micropterus dolomieu isolate WLL.071019.BEF.003 ecotype Adirondacks linkage group LG10, ASM2129224v1, whole genome shotgun sequence genomic segment:
- the LOC123977860 gene encoding trace amine-associated receptor 1-like, with product MAPEVNVSRTYVNVIHPCYEIDNVSYILTKTPSIICVLLYIFLGSLSVTTTCGNLLVMISIIYFKQLHTPTNFLILSLAVADLLVGILVFPFSMEVTVSSCLYYKDLFCKVRESFDVTLSTASILNLCCISIDRYYAVCQPLTYTTKINVHVVVIMILVSWSVSVLVAIGFLSAGLNHENCEDCYIDVLLANILGPVFSFYLPVIIMLCIYLKIFLVAQRQARSIQSTTSQSTKSGATVSKMEKKATKTLATVMGIFLMCWTPFFLCFTFQLLNNVSVPVAVAETLNWLALSNSMLNPFIYALFYSWFRSAFRMIISGKIFQGDFANTKLL from the coding sequence GTTATACATCCCTGTTATGAAATAGATAATGTTTCTTACATACTGACAAAAACCCCTTCCATaatatgtgttttattatatattttccttGGATCATTATCTGTTACCACAACATGTGGAAACCTTCTTGTAATGATCTCTATAATCTACTTCAAACAGCTTCACACTCCTACGAACTTTCTCATTCTGTCTCTGGCTGTGGCTGACTTGCTTGTTGGCATTTTAGTCTTTCCTTTCAGCATGGAAGTCACTGTAAGTTCATGTTTGTACtataaagatttattttgtaaagtaCGAGAGAGCTTTGATGTTACACTGAGCACAGCTTCTATTTTGAATTTATGCTGTATTTCCATAGACAGATATTATGCAGTGTGTcagcctctgacatatacaACTAAGATAAATGTTCACGTTGTTGTGATCATGATCCTGGTAAGCTGGagtgtttctgttttagttGCAATTGGATTTCTAAGTGCTGGATTAAACCATGAAAACTGTGAAGACTGTTATATTGATGTATTACTCGCAAACATTTTGGGACCTGTTTTCTCATTTTACCTCCCAGTGATCATAATGCTCTGTATCTACCTGAAGATTTTCCTTGTTGCACAGAGACAGGCACGAAGCATACAGAGCACAACCTCTCAGAGCACAAAATCCGGAGCAACTGTCAGCAAGATGGAGAAAAAGGCCACAAAAACTCTTGCAACTGTTATGGGGATTTTTCTAATGTGCTGGactcctttctttctctgtttcaccTTTCAGCTTTTGAATAATGTTTCAGTGCCAGTTGCTGTGGCTGAAACGCTTAACTGGCTTGCATTGTCAAATTCAATGCTCAATCCTTTCATATATGCTTTATTTTACAGCTGGTTCAGATCAGCTTTCAGAATGATAATTTCTGGGAAAATATTTCAAGGTGATTTTGCTAACACTAAACTGCTTTGA